A genomic segment from Paucidesulfovibrio longus DSM 6739 encodes:
- a CDS encoding class I SAM-dependent methyltransferase, protein MQIQVLFSEWDQYELLDSGDQRKLERFGDVLLVRGEPRAWWKPELPEREWAKAVAVHDDRSWSFKPGAPREWTLDLDGMEILCRFSETSKHVGVFPEQWPHWRSLREFGQPEKDGKPKLLNLFGYTGVATLCAARAGFDATHVDASKPTVAWARRNHEISGLGDVNIRYLLDDALKFVKREVRRGNRYEAILLDPPAFGRGPRKELWKVEAQVAELLADCAQLLSDRARLLILTMYNTDASALMLNNLLTDALEGKGGRLSIGELALRHTSGPKILPRSLWARWQA, encoded by the coding sequence GTGCAGATTCAAGTCTTGTTCAGCGAGTGGGACCAGTACGAATTGCTGGATTCCGGGGACCAGCGCAAGCTGGAGCGTTTCGGCGACGTGCTGCTGGTGCGCGGGGAACCCCGCGCCTGGTGGAAGCCGGAACTGCCGGAACGGGAGTGGGCGAAGGCCGTGGCCGTGCACGATGATCGGTCCTGGAGCTTCAAGCCCGGCGCACCCAGAGAGTGGACTCTGGATTTGGACGGGATGGAGATCCTCTGCCGCTTCTCGGAAACGTCCAAGCATGTGGGCGTGTTTCCGGAGCAGTGGCCCCATTGGCGGAGCCTGCGCGAGTTCGGACAGCCGGAAAAGGACGGCAAGCCCAAGCTGCTGAACCTGTTCGGCTATACGGGCGTGGCCACGCTCTGCGCCGCGCGGGCCGGGTTCGACGCCACGCATGTGGACGCCTCCAAGCCCACCGTGGCCTGGGCGCGCCGCAACCATGAGATTTCCGGGCTGGGAGACGTGAATATCCGCTATCTGCTCGACGATGCGCTCAAGTTCGTCAAACGCGAGGTGCGTCGGGGCAACCGCTACGAGGCCATCCTGCTGGATCCGCCCGCTTTCGGGCGCGGCCCGCGCAAGGAGCTTTGGAAGGTGGAGGCCCAGGTGGCCGAGCTGCTGGCCGATTGCGCGCAGCTGCTCTCGGACCGTGCCCGGCTGTTGATCCTGACCATGTACAACACGGACGCCTCGGCCCTGATGCTCAACAACCTGCTCACCGACGCCCTGGAAGGCAAGGGCGGGCGGCTGAGCATCGGCGAACTGGCCCTGCGCCACACTTCCGGTCCCAAGATTCTGCCGCGCTCGCTTTGGGCACGCTGGCAGGCCTGA
- a CDS encoding HD domain-containing protein — protein sequence MISREEALELVTTHSADPHLVPHALETEAVLRALAVRLDQDPQLWSLTGLLHDLDYSATKDTPEKHGLVTCEMLADRLPEEALKAIRAHNGECTGTAPESLFDYALRCGETVTGLIHANALVRPEGMDGMKPKSLKKKMKEKAFAANINRDNIRECEKIGLDQGEFFQIAIDAIAPLAPEVGLVK from the coding sequence ATGATTTCCCGCGAAGAAGCCCTCGAACTGGTCACGACCCACAGCGCCGACCCGCACCTCGTTCCCCACGCCCTTGAAACCGAGGCGGTTCTCCGCGCCCTGGCGGTTCGCCTGGACCAGGATCCGCAGCTCTGGAGCCTGACCGGACTGCTCCACGACCTGGACTACTCGGCGACCAAGGACACCCCGGAAAAGCACGGCCTCGTCACTTGCGAGATGCTCGCGGACCGGTTGCCCGAAGAAGCGCTGAAGGCCATCCGCGCCCACAACGGAGAGTGCACCGGCACCGCGCCGGAATCCCTGTTCGACTACGCCTTGCGCTGCGGGGAAACCGTCACCGGGCTGATCCACGCCAACGCCCTGGTGCGGCCCGAAGGCATGGACGGCATGAAGCCGAAAAGCCTGAAGAAGAAGATGAAGGAAAAGGCGTTCGCCGCGAACATCAACCGCGACAACATCCGCGAGTGCGAAAAGATCGGCCTGGACCAGGGAGAGTTCTTTCAAATCGCCATCGACGCCATCGCGCCTTTGGCCCCGGAAGTGGGCCTCGTGAAGTAG
- the potB gene encoding spermidine/putrescine ABC transporter permease PotB — translation MRTTNLFRRISIGGAALWLGVFAVLPFLLIFATSFLTRDEASFVALQPSLDGYAGIAGPVFLDVLWQSVYLASGATLLCLLVGYPFAYALARMRSRAKNFLLLLVIIPFWTNSLLRTYALVFMLKANGLVSMTLMALGLSSEPVSLLYTEAAIFIGLVYTLLPFMILPLYASMEKLDNSLLEAARDLGANRFQGFIRVTVPLTTPGIIAGSMMVFLPALGMFYIPDLLGGGKHVIAGNFIKDQFLVARDWPVGAAASVVLTLLMAALLLAYHLSAKRIRRNGRSNGFEGGEA, via the coding sequence ATGAGGACGACGAACCTGTTTAGGCGCATCTCCATCGGCGGAGCCGCCCTCTGGCTGGGCGTCTTTGCGGTGCTGCCCTTTCTGCTGATCTTCGCGACCAGCTTTCTGACGCGGGACGAGGCATCCTTCGTGGCGCTCCAGCCGTCCCTGGACGGCTACGCGGGCATCGCCGGGCCGGTCTTCCTGGACGTGCTCTGGCAGTCGGTCTATCTCGCCTCCGGCGCGACCCTGCTCTGCCTCCTGGTGGGCTATCCGTTCGCCTACGCCCTGGCGCGGATGCGCTCGCGCGCCAAGAATTTCCTGCTGCTGCTCGTGATCATTCCCTTCTGGACCAACTCGCTGCTGCGCACCTACGCCCTGGTCTTCATGCTCAAGGCCAACGGGCTGGTGTCCATGACGCTCATGGCTCTGGGGCTGTCGAGCGAGCCCGTGTCGCTGCTCTACACCGAAGCCGCCATCTTCATCGGCCTTGTCTACACCCTGCTGCCGTTCATGATCCTGCCGCTCTACGCCTCCATGGAGAAGCTGGACAACAGCCTGCTGGAGGCGGCCAGGGATCTCGGCGCGAACAGGTTCCAGGGATTCATCCGGGTGACCGTGCCCCTGACCACGCCGGGCATCATCGCCGGGTCCATGATGGTCTTCCTGCCCGCCCTGGGCATGTTCTACATTCCGGACCTGCTCGGCGGCGGCAAGCACGTCATCGCGGGCAACTTCATCAAGGACCAGTTCCTCGTGGCGCGCGACTGGCCCGTGGGCGCGGCGGCCAGCGTGGTGCTGACCCTGCTCATGGCCGCGCTGCTGCTGGCCTACCATCTCAGCGCGAAGCGCATCCGCCGCAACGGCAGGAGCAACGGGTTCGAGGGGGGCGAGGCATGA
- the potA gene encoding spermidine/putrescine ABC transporter ATP-binding protein PotA, which produces MSKERPLIRLEHVSKTFDGETVLQDVSLDIHNGEFLTILGPSGCGKTTLLRLIAGFESPDQGDVFIDGRSMNGVPANRRKVNTVFQSYALFPHMTVFENVAFGLRMAKTPPAEIEERVAQALRMVGLVGMAQRRPSSLSGGQQQRVAIARASVNRPLVLLLDEPLSALDYKLRTQMRMELKQLRRDLGITFVFVTHDQEEAFSMADRVVVMNQGRVEQVGAPVEVYEQPVNMFVARFVGETNIFEGFAGQSEGGTLHALVEGRKCDLASDRGFKPGDRIRVLLRPEDLLVERVAPEGDDQLWLPGLISETVYKGSTWDMIVRLDSGNELLVTEFFDEDADKMNFQAGERVFVSWFDGWEVVLPHEDDEPV; this is translated from the coding sequence ATGTCGAAAGAACGGCCTTTGATCCGCCTGGAGCACGTCTCCAAGACCTTTGATGGTGAAACCGTCCTCCAGGATGTCTCTCTCGACATCCATAACGGAGAATTCCTGACCATCCTTGGGCCGAGCGGCTGCGGCAAGACCACGCTGCTCAGGCTCATCGCCGGGTTCGAATCCCCGGACCAGGGGGACGTTTTCATCGACGGCCGTTCCATGAACGGCGTCCCCGCGAACCGGCGCAAGGTCAACACCGTTTTTCAGAGCTACGCGCTCTTTCCGCACATGACCGTGTTCGAGAACGTGGCCTTCGGGCTGCGCATGGCCAAGACGCCGCCCGCGGAGATCGAGGAGCGCGTGGCCCAGGCCCTGCGCATGGTCGGTCTCGTGGGCATGGCCCAGCGTCGGCCGAGCAGCCTTTCCGGCGGCCAGCAGCAGCGCGTGGCCATCGCCCGCGCCTCGGTCAACCGGCCGCTGGTGCTCCTGCTCGACGAACCGCTGAGCGCGCTCGACTACAAGCTGCGCACCCAGATGCGCATGGAACTCAAGCAGCTCCGGCGCGATCTCGGCATCACCTTCGTCTTCGTGACCCATGACCAGGAAGAAGCCTTTTCCATGGCCGACCGCGTGGTGGTCATGAACCAGGGCAGGGTGGAGCAGGTCGGCGCGCCCGTGGAGGTCTACGAACAGCCCGTGAACATGTTCGTGGCCCGTTTCGTGGGCGAGACGAACATCTTCGAGGGATTCGCCGGGCAGAGCGAGGGCGGAACCCTGCACGCGCTGGTGGAGGGCCGCAAGTGCGACCTGGCTTCGGACCGGGGCTTCAAGCCCGGCGACCGCATCCGCGTCCTGCTGCGGCCGGAGGATCTGCTCGTGGAGCGGGTCGCGCCGGAGGGGGACGACCAGCTCTGGCTGCCCGGACTCATATCCGAAACCGTGTACAAGGGGTCCACCTGGGACATGATCGTGCGCCTGGACAGCGGCAACGAGCTGCTTGTGACCGAGTTCTTCGACGAGGACGCGGACAAGATGAATTTCCAGGCCGGGGAGCGGGTTTTCGTCAGTTGGTTCGACGGATGGGAGGTGGTTCTGCCCCATGAGGACGACGAACCTGTTTAG
- a CDS encoding extracellular solute-binding protein, translating into MKKLLLALCLALLPGLASAGGEVYVYNWTEYVPEAVLNQFTEETGIKVIYTTYDSNEAMYAKVKLLGGEGYDVVVPSTYFVNKMRREGLLLPLDRSKLPSFANLDTKFLNKPYDPDNEYSVPYLWGGSGIIANTEMVSAEGMDSWRWLWSPQLKGKLLLQDDLRDVLGIGLLLKGYSVNETDPEHIREAYEVIKTLAPNVLVYNSDNPKSAYLGGEVAGGMIWNGEAYQALGEMDTLKFVWAKEGGLLWMDNFVIPKNAKNVDNAHAFINFMLRPDIAAQCCVEYGYATPNKAAVKLLSAELRESPLIFPPDEVVARSEFQNDVGEAILVYEKYWHMLKAGQ; encoded by the coding sequence ATGAAGAAACTGCTTTTGGCGCTTTGCCTGGCCCTGCTGCCCGGCCTCGCCTCGGCCGGAGGAGAGGTCTACGTCTACAACTGGACCGAATACGTGCCCGAGGCGGTTCTGAACCAGTTCACCGAAGAGACGGGCATCAAGGTCATATACACCACCTACGACAGCAACGAGGCCATGTACGCCAAGGTCAAGCTCCTGGGCGGCGAAGGCTACGACGTGGTCGTGCCCTCCACATATTTCGTGAACAAGATGCGCCGCGAAGGACTGCTCCTGCCGCTGGACCGCTCCAAGCTCCCGAGTTTCGCGAACCTGGACACGAAGTTCCTGAACAAGCCGTATGACCCGGACAACGAGTATTCCGTCCCGTATCTTTGGGGCGGCTCCGGCATCATCGCCAACACCGAGATGGTTTCCGCCGAGGGCATGGACTCCTGGCGCTGGCTCTGGAGCCCCCAGCTCAAGGGCAAGCTGCTGCTCCAGGACGACCTGCGCGACGTGCTGGGCATCGGCCTGCTGCTCAAGGGATACTCCGTCAACGAAACCGATCCGGAGCACATCCGCGAGGCCTACGAGGTCATCAAGACCCTGGCTCCGAACGTGCTGGTCTACAATTCGGACAACCCCAAGTCCGCCTACCTGGGCGGCGAGGTGGCCGGAGGCATGATCTGGAACGGCGAAGCCTACCAGGCCCTGGGCGAGATGGACACGCTCAAGTTCGTCTGGGCCAAGGAGGGCGGCCTGCTTTGGATGGACAACTTCGTCATTCCCAAGAACGCCAAGAACGTGGACAACGCTCACGCCTTCATCAACTTCATGCTGCGCCCGGACATCGCGGCCCAGTGCTGCGTGGAATACGGCTACGCCACGCCGAACAAGGCGGCCGTCAAGCTGCTGTCTGCGGAGCTGCGCGAAAGCCCGCTGATTTTCCCGCCGGACGAGGTCGTGGCCCGGTCCGAGTTCCAGAACGACGTGGGCGAGGCCATTCTCGTCTACGAGAAGTATTGGCACATGCTCAAGGCCGGGCAATAG
- the trmFO gene encoding methylenetetrahydrofolate--tRNA-(uracil(54)-C(5))-methyltransferase (FADH(2)-oxidizing) TrmFO, with the protein MHERWVAVIGGGLAGCECAHALAQAGEKVRLYEMKPKRFSEAHENPGLAELVCSNSLRSEEPATGVGLLKQEMRALGSLVMDVAEAARVAAGKALAVDRAVFSARMTEIIENHPNIELVREEIERLDDGRLAGAAAVVVAAGPLASKPLADDLLALVGGQKLYFYDAIAPIVSFDSIDMDKAFWGSRYRLEDSDYLNCPLTEDEYKALVAAMVAGEKVKPHEFEQHIHFEGCLPVEEMAERGEMTLAFGPLKPVGLTDPRTGEQPFAVVQLRAENREKTAFNLVGFQTKLTYPEQKRVFRMIPGLEQAEFLRLGSIHRNTYVDAPEVLDGLELKARRGVWLAGQITGVEGYVESAACGLWLGLKLAAKLNGTELPAPPPETALGGLLAHLAAPPAKRFQPSNVHFGLMPALNKKAPKKMRKELYAKRGQEAFADWRLRTA; encoded by the coding sequence ATGCACGAACGTTGGGTGGCGGTGATCGGCGGGGGGCTTGCCGGGTGCGAATGCGCCCATGCCCTGGCCCAGGCCGGAGAAAAGGTCCGCCTGTACGAAATGAAGCCGAAGCGTTTTTCCGAAGCGCATGAGAATCCCGGACTGGCCGAGCTGGTCTGTTCCAACTCCCTGCGGTCCGAGGAGCCCGCCACGGGCGTGGGCCTGCTCAAGCAGGAAATGCGCGCCCTGGGCAGCCTGGTCATGGACGTGGCCGAGGCGGCGCGGGTCGCTGCCGGAAAGGCCCTGGCCGTGGACCGGGCGGTGTTTTCCGCGCGCATGACGGAGATCATCGAAAACCATCCGAACATAGAGCTGGTGCGCGAGGAGATCGAGCGCCTGGACGACGGGCGGCTCGCCGGAGCGGCCGCCGTGGTCGTGGCCGCCGGACCGCTGGCCTCGAAGCCCCTCGCCGACGACCTCCTTGCCCTCGTGGGCGGGCAGAAGCTGTATTTCTACGATGCGATCGCTCCCATCGTGTCCTTTGATTCCATCGATATGGACAAGGCCTTCTGGGGCTCGCGCTATCGGCTGGAAGATTCGGACTACCTGAACTGCCCCCTGACCGAGGACGAGTACAAGGCTTTGGTGGCGGCCATGGTCGCCGGAGAAAAGGTCAAGCCGCACGAATTCGAGCAGCATATTCATTTCGAGGGCTGCCTGCCCGTGGAGGAAATGGCCGAGCGCGGGGAGATGACCCTGGCCTTCGGTCCGCTCAAGCCCGTGGGCCTGACCGACCCGCGCACTGGGGAACAGCCCTTTGCCGTGGTCCAGCTGCGCGCGGAGAACCGCGAGAAAACCGCCTTCAACCTCGTCGGTTTCCAGACCAAGCTGACCTATCCGGAGCAGAAGCGCGTCTTCCGCATGATCCCCGGCCTGGAGCAGGCCGAATTCCTGCGGCTCGGCTCCATCCACCGCAATACGTACGTGGATGCTCCCGAAGTCCTCGACGGCCTGGAACTCAAGGCGCGGCGCGGCGTCTGGCTCGCCGGGCAGATCACGGGCGTGGAGGGCTATGTGGAATCCGCGGCCTGCGGCCTCTGGCTGGGACTCAAGCTGGCCGCGAAGCTGAACGGAACGGAGCTTCCCGCCCCGCCGCCGGAGACCGCGCTCGGCGGCCTGCTGGCGCATCTGGCCGCTCCTCCGGCCAAGCGGTTTCAGCCCTCCAACGTGCATTTCGGCCTGATGCCCGCCCTGAACAAGAAAGCGCCCAAGAAGATGCGCAAGGAGCTGTACGCCAAGCGGGGCCAGGAGGCTTTCGCGGATTGGCGTCTGCGGACCGCTTGA
- a CDS encoding winged helix-turn-helix domain-containing protein translates to MNDGKTSLKMRMWLEQKGEGALFGPGTMHMLQLIDELGSLNKAAAELGMSYRRAWGRLREAEERIGRSLVEHVRGRKGYSLTPFGRQILESWQRWQKEVEDFARRRAAELFPEELRPKI, encoded by the coding sequence ATGAACGACGGAAAAACCTCATTGAAGATGCGCATGTGGCTGGAGCAGAAGGGAGAAGGCGCCCTGTTCGGCCCCGGAACCATGCATATGTTGCAGCTCATCGACGAACTCGGCTCGCTGAACAAGGCTGCCGCGGAATTGGGCATGTCCTACCGCCGGGCCTGGGGCAGGCTGCGCGAGGCCGAGGAACGCATCGGCAGAAGCCTCGTGGAGCATGTCCGAGGGCGAAAAGGCTACAGTCTGACTCCGTTCGGCAGACAGATTCTGGAGTCCTGGCAACGCTGGCAAAAGGAGGTCGAGGACTTCGCCCGCAGGCGGGCAGCCGAGCTGTTCCCCGAAGAGCTGCGTCCGAAGATCTGA
- a CDS encoding ABC transporter ATP-binding protein, which produces MNDPEDGLLLDVRDLKKHYPVRGGLLGTRQGLVRAVDGVNLTLHAGETVGLVGESGCGKSTLARLILGLERPTSGDILLKDRPLDEWDRKELRRTVQMIFQDPYSSLNPRWKVGSIVREPLDIHGIGDAGERRAKVAETLRRVGLNEDDAGRYPHEFSGGQRQRVAIARALPLEPDLVVCDEPVSALDVSIRAQVLNLLADLQQEFGLTYLFISHDLSVIGHLCDRVAVMYLGRIVEQAPRGAFFAQPLHPYAQALLTAVPVPDPAAERRAASLTGDLPSPLNPPSGCPFHPRCPRAMDVCSRKEPEFREIEPGRHAACWLY; this is translated from the coding sequence ATGAATGACCCGGAGGACGGCTTGCTGCTCGATGTCCGCGACCTGAAGAAGCATTACCCGGTGCGCGGGGGCCTGCTCGGCACCCGCCAGGGCCTGGTGCGCGCCGTGGACGGCGTGAACCTGACCCTGCACGCGGGCGAGACCGTCGGCCTCGTCGGCGAATCCGGCTGCGGCAAGTCCACTCTGGCGCGCCTGATCCTCGGCCTGGAACGGCCAACGTCCGGGGATATCCTGCTCAAGGACAGGCCCCTGGACGAATGGGACCGCAAGGAACTGCGCCGCACGGTGCAGATGATCTTCCAGGATCCCTACTCCTCGCTGAATCCCCGCTGGAAGGTGGGGTCCATCGTGCGCGAGCCACTGGACATCCACGGAATCGGCGATGCCGGGGAGCGCCGCGCCAAGGTCGCCGAGACCCTGCGCCGCGTGGGACTGAACGAGGACGATGCGGGACGCTACCCGCACGAGTTCTCCGGAGGCCAGCGCCAGCGCGTGGCCATCGCCCGCGCCCTGCCCCTGGAGCCCGATCTCGTGGTCTGCGACGAGCCGGTTTCCGCCCTGGACGTGTCCATCCGCGCCCAGGTGCTCAACCTGCTGGCGGACCTGCAACAGGAATTCGGACTGACCTACCTGTTCATCTCCCATGATCTTTCCGTGATCGGCCACCTCTGCGACCGGGTGGCGGTCATGTATCTGGGCCGCATCGTGGAGCAGGCCCCGCGCGGCGCATTTTTCGCGCAGCCCCTGCACCCCTACGCCCAGGCACTGCTCACGGCGGTTCCCGTGCCCGACCCCGCAGCCGAACGACGCGCCGCGAGCCTCACCGGCGACCTGCCGAGCCCGCTGAACCCGCCGTCCGGCTGCCCGTTCCATCCGCGCTGCCCCCGCGCCATGGACGTCTGCTCCCGGAAGGAACCCGAATTCCGGGAAATCGAACCCGGACGGCACGCGGCCTGCTGGCTCTACTGA
- a CDS encoding energy-coupling factor ABC transporter ATP-binding protein, producing the protein MNPIIELKNVTSGHPGRESILDGLDFRLGRGERVGLIGPNGCGKSTLLHTIMGLVPLRGGEVRLFGERTATEAEFHKARLRLGFLFQHADDQLFSPSVLEDVAFGPLNQGLPREEALAVAQTTLDELGLRGFEDRVPYKLSGGEKKLAALATILAMKPEALLLDEPTTGLDKRTKSRILEILKSLEIAFLVVSHEPDFLTEVTDTLVNLRDGKVHAVDATPHVHVHVHLGGEEPHRHD; encoded by the coding sequence ATGAACCCGATCATCGAGCTGAAGAACGTGACCAGCGGCCATCCCGGCCGGGAATCCATTCTCGACGGCCTGGACTTCCGCCTGGGGCGGGGCGAGCGCGTGGGGCTCATCGGCCCCAACGGCTGCGGGAAAAGCACCCTGCTGCACACGATCATGGGGCTGGTCCCCCTGCGCGGGGGCGAGGTGCGCCTATTCGGCGAGCGGACAGCCACGGAAGCGGAATTTCACAAAGCCCGGCTGCGGCTTGGCTTTCTCTTCCAGCACGCCGACGACCAGCTCTTCAGCCCCAGCGTGCTCGAAGACGTGGCCTTCGGACCGCTGAACCAGGGCCTGCCCCGCGAGGAAGCTCTGGCCGTGGCCCAGACGACCCTGGACGAACTGGGGCTGCGCGGATTCGAAGACCGCGTGCCCTACAAGCTTTCCGGCGGAGAAAAAAAACTGGCGGCCCTGGCCACGATCCTGGCCATGAAGCCGGAAGCCCTGCTGCTGGACGAACCCACGACAGGGCTGGACAAACGGACCAAAAGCAGGATCCTGGAGATACTCAAGAGCCTGGAAATCGCCTTTCTCGTGGTTTCCCACGAACCGGATTTCCTGACCGAGGTCACGGATACGCTGGTCAACCTGCGGGACGGCAAGGTGCATGCCGTCGACGCGACCCCGCACGTGCATGTGCACGTGCATCTGGGCGGCGAAGAGCCGCATCGGCACGACTGA
- the cbiQ gene encoding cobalt ECF transporter T component CbiQ gives MSAIEEPFAQGDSALHRRDPGLKILSAVAFSLPAAMVQGLPASGACLALGALLALLARLPLLPLLRRLCVVGLFVGFLWLFLPFSLPGEAVFSLGPLTATREGLRLCLLLTGKSFGIVLALTALLATMPITALGQALQRLGLPEKFCLLLLFTWRYIAVIRQEYLRQHRCVRARGFKPRTSLHTYRTYAWLVGMLLVRSWDRAERVHQAMRCRGFSGRFHSIVRFSRSSADWWLLISSLCAGAGLLALDIASRRGGI, from the coding sequence TTGAGCGCCATTGAAGAACCTTTTGCCCAGGGCGATTCCGCCCTGCACCGCCGCGATCCCGGCCTGAAGATCCTCTCCGCAGTGGCTTTCAGTCTTCCGGCGGCCATGGTCCAGGGGCTGCCGGCTTCCGGCGCCTGCCTTGCCCTGGGCGCACTGCTGGCGCTGCTGGCGCGGCTGCCGCTCCTTCCGCTGCTGCGGCGGCTCTGCGTGGTCGGGCTTTTCGTAGGGTTTCTCTGGCTTTTCCTGCCCTTTTCCCTGCCGGGCGAGGCGGTCTTCAGCCTGGGACCGCTCACGGCCACGCGCGAGGGCCTCCGGCTCTGCCTGCTGCTCACGGGCAAAAGCTTCGGAATAGTGCTCGCGCTCACGGCCCTCCTGGCGACCATGCCCATCACCGCCCTGGGCCAGGCGCTGCAACGGCTCGGCCTGCCGGAAAAATTCTGCCTCCTGCTGCTCTTCACCTGGCGCTACATCGCGGTCATCCGGCAGGAATACCTGCGCCAGCACCGCTGCGTGCGGGCGCGCGGCTTCAAGCCCCGGACCAGCCTGCACACCTACCGGACCTACGCCTGGCTGGTGGGCATGCTTCTGGTGCGCAGCTGGGACCGGGCCGAGCGGGTGCACCAGGCCATGCGCTGCCGCGGATTTTCCGGCCGCTTCCACAGCATCGTCCGCTTTTCGCGCAGCAGCGCGGACTGGTGGCTCCTGATCTCCAGCCTCTGCGCCGGAGCGGGGCTTCTCGCTCTCGACATCGCATCCCGCCGGGGAGGAATATGA
- the potC gene encoding spermidine/putrescine ABC transporter permease PotC — translation MSALWRLVRLLPVYVFLYLPIVVLVVFAFNDSKYSVTWKGFTWKWFGKLLANGQLMDAAVHTFTVAFLSATAATALGLLAAVALYRYRFQGKRLLQSALFVVMVSPDIVMGVAFLVLFMCMGLKPGFLTLFLAHTTFCLPFVTVTVHSRLAGFDNHLIEAAQDLGAGEFRAFRHVLLPMLAPAVLAGWLLSFTLSMDDVIISFFVTGPDFDILPLRVYSMVRLGVKPDVNALSAIMFGLTVVVVFTSQLLLRRKK, via the coding sequence ATGAGCGCGCTCTGGAGACTTGTGCGGCTGCTGCCCGTCTACGTCTTTCTCTACCTGCCCATCGTGGTGCTGGTGGTCTTCGCGTTCAACGATTCCAAGTATTCGGTGACCTGGAAGGGCTTCACCTGGAAGTGGTTCGGCAAGCTCCTGGCCAACGGCCAGCTCATGGACGCCGCGGTCCATACCTTCACCGTGGCCTTCCTTTCGGCCACCGCAGCCACGGCCCTGGGCCTGCTCGCCGCCGTGGCCCTCTATCGCTACCGCTTCCAGGGCAAGCGCCTGCTCCAGTCCGCGCTCTTCGTGGTCATGGTCTCCCCGGACATCGTCATGGGCGTTGCCTTTCTCGTGCTGTTCATGTGCATGGGGCTGAAGCCCGGCTTTCTGACGCTCTTCCTCGCGCATACCACCTTTTGCCTGCCCTTCGTCACCGTGACCGTGCATTCGCGGCTGGCGGGCTTCGACAACCATCTCATCGAGGCGGCCCAGGATCTGGGCGCGGGCGAGTTCCGGGCCTTCCGGCACGTGCTGCTGCCCATGCTCGCTCCGGCCGTGCTCGCGGGCTGGCTGCTCTCCTTCACCCTGTCCATGGATGACGTGATCATCAGCTTTTTCGTCACCGGACCGGATTTCGACATTCTGCCCCTGCGCGTCTATTCCATGGTGCGCCTGGGCGTGAAGCCGGACGTGAACGCCTTGTCCGCGATCATGTTCGGCCTGACGGTCGTGGTCGTTTTCACCTCGCAACTGCTCTTGAGGAGAAAGAAATGA
- a CDS encoding ABC transporter ATP-binding protein, which translates to MADTILDIRGLTTRFATPRGVAKAVDTVNLAVGQGDALALVGESGCGKTVLALSVLGLVPDPPGRVTDGQALFQGRDLLAMSETELRSVRGNKISMIFQEPMTSLNPVFRVGRQIAEPLMLHRGMSERQALERAEDLLAQVGIPNPRVRARAFPHELSGGMRQRVMIAMALACEPDLLFADEPTTALDVTIQAQIMDLLAEVRERTCASGVLISHDLGVVAGFCNRVAVMYAGRVVEEAATTDLYAEPLHPYTQGLFRSLPRPPGPDERRAKRLEPIPGTVPGIFDRPGGCTFHPRCDKAFDRCPLEEPPLFDLGSGRKARCWLHE; encoded by the coding sequence ATGGCTGATACGATTCTCGACATTCGCGGGCTGACCACCCGCTTCGCCACGCCGCGCGGCGTGGCCAAGGCGGTTGATACAGTGAACCTCGCCGTGGGGCAAGGGGACGCCCTGGCCCTCGTGGGGGAGTCCGGCTGCGGCAAGACCGTGCTGGCCCTGTCCGTGCTGGGCCTCGTGCCCGACCCGCCCGGCCGGGTCACGGACGGCCAGGCCCTGTTTCAGGGCCGCGACCTGCTGGCCATGTCCGAAACGGAACTCCGGAGCGTGCGCGGCAACAAGATTTCCATGATCTTCCAGGAACCCATGACTTCCCTGAACCCGGTTTTCCGGGTCGGACGACAGATCGCCGAGCCCCTGATGCTGCACCGGGGCATGAGCGAACGCCAGGCCCTGGAGCGCGCGGAAGACCTGCTCGCCCAAGTGGGCATCCCCAATCCGCGCGTACGCGCCCGGGCATTTCCGCACGAGCTTTCCGGCGGCATGCGCCAGCGCGTGATGATCGCCATGGCCCTGGCCTGCGAGCCGGACCTGCTCTTCGCGGACGAGCCGACCACGGCCCTCGACGTGACCATCCAGGCTCAGATCATGGACCTGCTGGCCGAGGTGCGCGAACGCACCTGCGCTTCGGGCGTGCTCATCTCCCACGACCTCGGCGTGGTGGCCGGGTTCTGCAACCGCGTGGCCGTGATGTACGCGGGCCGCGTGGTGGAGGAAGCCGCGACAACGGACCTCTATGCCGAGCCGCTGCACCCCTACACCCAGGGGCTCTTCCGCTCCCTTCCCCGCCCGCCGGGACCGGACGAGCGCCGCGCAAAGCGGCTCGAACCCATTCCCGGCACGGTGCCGGGCATTTTCGACCGCCCCGGCGGCTGCACTTTTCACCCCCGCTGCGACAAGGCTTTCGACAGATGCCCCCTGGAAGAACCCCCTTTGTTCGACCTCGGCTCCGGGCGCAAGGCCCGCTGCTGGCTGCATGAATGA